A window of Lusitaniella coriacea LEGE 07157 contains these coding sequences:
- a CDS encoding SAM-dependent methyltransferase, with the protein MASFKLEKVVPWGRSLEEYIKMFDLSETDRQKSILDCAGGPSSFNAEMTRLGGSVISCDPIYQFSARDIHSRIHATYPIILKGLKATPEKFVWQEMKSPEHLGKARMLAMQTFLEDFPKGRQNGRYKTDEFPNLSFEKRQFDLALCSHFLFTYSEQFPLAFHLASILEMCRVATEVRVFPLLENFTGEPSLHLEKAINHFIERGYQVTVESVPYEFQRNGNQMLRIRET; encoded by the coding sequence ATGGCGAGTTTCAAACTCGAAAAGGTCGTTCCCTGGGGACGTTCTCTCGAAGAATACATCAAAATGTTCGACCTCAGCGAAACCGATCGCCAGAAAAGCATCCTCGATTGTGCGGGAGGACCTTCTAGCTTCAACGCAGAAATGACTCGTTTAGGGGGAAGCGTTATTTCCTGCGATCCAATCTACCAGTTTAGCGCAAGGGATATCCACAGCCGGATTCATGCCACCTATCCCATTATTCTCAAAGGACTCAAAGCAACCCCAGAGAAATTTGTTTGGCAGGAAATGAAATCTCCCGAACATCTCGGAAAAGCGAGAATGTTAGCGATGCAAACGTTTCTCGAAGACTTTCCGAAAGGACGGCAGAATGGACGCTATAAAACCGATGAATTCCCCAATCTTTCTTTTGAAAAGCGTCAGTTCGATCTGGCTTTATGTTCCCATTTTTTATTTACTTACTCCGAGCAATTTCCTTTGGCGTTTCATCTTGCCTCAATCTTAGAGATGTGTCGAGTGGCAACAGAAGTACGGGTTTTTCCTTTACTAGAAAACTTCACTGGAGAACCGTCCCTTCACCTGGAAAAAGCCATCAATCACTTCATCGAAAGAGGGTATCAAGTGACGGTTGAATCTGTTCCCTATGAATTCCAGCGAAATGGCAATCAAATGCTTCGCATTCGTGAGACTTAG